TGGCCGCAGTTGCAGGTCAATCAGGCCGAAATTGCGGACGTGATGCAGGCCTTCGAGCTCAGCGATACGCGTCCCATCATCGGCTTTTGCCCCGGTGCCGAGTTTGGCCCCGCCAAACGCTGGCCGCATTATCACTATGCGGCGTTGGCACAAGCACTGATCGAGCGCGGCTACCAGATAGCGCTGTTCGGTTCGGCCAATGACCGTTCGGCCTGTGACGATATCCTTCAGGGATTAACGGAAGAGGCGCGACAACATTGCGCCAATCTGGCGGGGAAAACCTCGCTGGAACAGGCGGTAGTGCTCATTGCCGCTTGCCACGCCGTCGTCAGCAACGATTCTGGGCTCATGCACGTTGCGGCGGCACTTCATCGTCCGCTTGTCGCGCTTTATGGCCCAAGCAGCCCCGATTTTACCCCGCCACTGTCCCATCAGGCCGAGGTGATTCGCCTGATTACCGGCTATCACCGAGTGCGCAAAGGGGATGCCGAACAGGGTTATCACCAGAGTTTGATCGACATTCAGCCCGAACGCGTGCTCAACGCACTGGATAAGTATCTCATTCCGGGAGCGGACGCATGAGAGTGCTGATTGTGAAAACATCGTCGATGGGCGATGTGCTGCATACATTGCCCGCCTTGACCGACGCAATGCAGGCTATTCCCGGTATCCAGTTCGACTGGGTGGTTGAAGAAGGTTTCGCGCAAGTTCCCAGTTGGCACCCGGCGGTTTCTCGCGTGATTCCCGTCGCAATACGCCGCTGGCGCAAAAGCTGGTTCAGCGCCCCGATACGTCAGGAGCGTGCAGAGTTCACACGCCAGCTACGCCAGTATCGCTATGATGCGGTTATTGATGCGCAAGGGCTGATTAAAAGCGCGCTGCTGGTGACGCGACTCGCCAACGGAAAGAAGCACGGATTGGATTGCAAAAGTGCGCGTGAACCACTGGCAAGCTGGTTTTATAACTACCGCCACCCAATAAGCCGTCGGCAGCATGCCGTCGAGCGCGTACGGGAACTGTTTGCCGCCAGCCTGAACTATCGGAAACCCACCGAGCGCGGCGACTATGCGATTGCCTCACGTTTTCTCTCCCAGTCGCCCGCAGACGCCAATCGCTATCTGGTGTTTCTCCACGCCACGACGCGTGATGAAAAACACTGGCCGGAAGCGCACTGGCGTGAACTGATTGCCCTATTGGCACCGAGTGGATTACGCATCAAACTCCCTTGGGGAGCGTCGCATGAGCACCAGCGTGCATTACGGCTGGCGGAAGGCTTTCCGCACGTTGACGTCTTACCACGCCTCACGCTGCAACAGGTCGCCGAGGTGCTTGCGGGTGCCAAAGCAGTCATTTCCGTCGATACCGGGCTTAGCCATCTGACGGCAGCGCTGGATCGTCCGAATATCACCTTATACGGGCCAACTGACCCAGGGCTGATTGGCGGCTACGGGATGAATCAGGTGGCGGAAATGTCCGAAAGCCAGAAAATGGAGACAATTCCCGCTAACCTCGTCCATCAGAAATTAGAGAAGCTGATAGAATTACCTGCATCAGGCGAGTGATATCGCTCCCGACTGTGAACAAATACATGCTCAATGAATTAAGGTACGAACTGGGAAAAGCGCCCAGTATAAGTGCGGCTATCGCACTGAAAGCGATTTTCCCAGGCTGTTTACTCACATTAGCTATCATGCCATTTAGTAGCATTATTGCCGGGTGGCTTTTTTATCTCACAGGTGCGCTGTCTATTTTTTATGTAGCGACACATTTAAGAACAATAATTGCAGCTAAACGGCGGTTACTGATTCCACTTTGCCTGCTGGCTATCGGCTTAACCAATCTCATTTGGTATCACCATTAT
The nucleotide sequence above comes from Pectobacterium brasiliense. Encoded proteins:
- the rfaC gene encoding lipopolysaccharide heptosyltransferase RfaC encodes the protein MRVLIVKTSSMGDVLHTLPALTDAMQAIPGIQFDWVVEEGFAQVPSWHPAVSRVIPVAIRRWRKSWFSAPIRQERAEFTRQLRQYRYDAVIDAQGLIKSALLVTRLANGKKHGLDCKSAREPLASWFYNYRHPISRRQHAVERVRELFAASLNYRKPTERGDYAIASRFLSQSPADANRYLVFLHATTRDEKHWPEAHWRELIALLAPSGLRIKLPWGASHEHQRALRLAEGFPHVDVLPRLTLQQVAEVLAGAKAVISVDTGLSHLTAALDRPNITLYGPTDPGLIGGYGMNQVAEMSESQKMETIPANLVHQKLEKLIELPASGE
- the rfaF gene encoding ADP-heptose--LPS heptosyltransferase RfaF, giving the protein MKILVIGPSWVGDMMMSHSLYRTLKAEHPEAVIDVMAPAWCRPLLARMPEVNQALAMPLGHGALELGERRRLGVSLRGAGYDRAYVLPNSFKSALVPFFANIPQRTGWRGEMRYGLLNDVRVLDKAAFPLMVQRYAALAYDRSRIHRAEDLPQPLLWPQLQVNQAEIADVMQAFELSDTRPIIGFCPGAEFGPAKRWPHYHYAALAQALIERGYQIALFGSANDRSACDDILQGLTEEARQHCANLAGKTSLEQAVVLIAACHAVVSNDSGLMHVAAALHRPLVALYGPSSPDFTPPLSHQAEVIRLITGYHRVRKGDAEQGYHQSLIDIQPERVLNALDKYLIPGADA